One genomic segment of Pedobacter endophyticus includes these proteins:
- a CDS encoding nuclear transport factor 2 family protein produces the protein MDINEFIKEWLSKSNNYETEKYLQLWQEKAVLDDPSVGQIFKGHPGIRNYFENYFIGYKTQSRLLKLDILSDNEAHIEVEFTGEFPEGKIRGTFDFTFKDGKINKAKAALK, from the coding sequence ATGGATATCAACGAATTTATAAAAGAATGGCTTTCCAAAAGCAATAATTACGAGACGGAGAAATATTTACAACTATGGCAAGAAAAGGCTGTTTTGGATGACCCGTCTGTTGGACAAATTTTTAAAGGACATCCAGGAATAAGAAACTATTTTGAAAATTATTTTATTGGTTACAAGACACAATCACGACTACTTAAATTGGACATTCTTTCGGACAATGAAGCACATATTGAAGTTGAGTTCACTGGCGAATTTCCAGAGGGAAAAATTAGAGGAACATTTGACTTTACTTTCAAAGATGGAAAAATTAACAAAGCAAAAGCAGCTTTAAAATGA
- a CDS encoding nucleoside triphosphate pyrophosphohydrolase family protein — MADIDFKQIITRSKKLREIYHQLERHHHGSEWTIEEDALAFLTDAGLVGRHTMSQQKRWPANNTNNELEHKLGECIWWLTILADRMNINIEEATDKFLTKTEKLLK, encoded by the coding sequence ATGGCAGACATTGATTTTAAGCAAATAATTACACGCTCAAAAAAACTCCGAGAAATTTACCATCAGTTAGAGCGACACCATCACGGAAGCGAATGGACGATTGAAGAAGATGCGTTAGCATTTTTAACAGACGCAGGTTTAGTTGGGCGACACACAATGTCGCAACAAAAACGTTGGCCCGCAAATAATACGAACAACGAACTTGAACACAAATTAGGGGAATGTATTTGGTGGTTAACTATTTTGGCAGACCGAATGAACATAAATATTGAAGAAGCGACAGACAAGTTTCTAACGAAAACAGAAAAATTGTTGAAATAA